The following are from one region of the Methanomassiliicoccales archaeon LGM-DZ1 genome:
- a CDS encoding 50S ribosomal protein L16 → MVRKPASMYRRITGMAYTRREYMGGVPAVRISQFDMGDLTREDEFPVKLSLKVKARVQIRHTAIEAGRVAANRVLGKLGPTDYHFKVRVYPHVVLRENKLATGAGADRVSSGMRRAFGKTVGTAARVEMDQAVYTVYTTADKVPQVKDALWRASMKLPTSCYIDVEKGQELIH, encoded by the coding sequence ATGGTAAGAAAGCCAGCATCGATGTACAGGAGGATTACCGGAATGGCCTATACTCGTCGCGAGTACATGGGCGGAGTTCCGGCGGTCAGGATCAGCCAGTTCGACATGGGAGACCTCACCAGGGAAGACGAGTTCCCCGTAAAGCTCTCCCTCAAAGTGAAAGCCCGCGTGCAGATCAGGCACACCGCCATCGAGGCGGGCCGTGTCGCCGCCAACAGGGTCCTCGGCAAGCTCGGTCCCACCGACTACCACTTCAAAGTCAGGGTCTACCCCCACGTCGTCCTCCGCGAGAACAAGCTCGCTACCGGAGCAGGAGCGGACCGTGTGTCCAGCGGAATGCGCCGCGCCTTCGGTAAGACCGTCGGCACCGCCGCGCGTGTCGAGATGGACCAGGCTGTCTACACCGTCTACACCACGGCTGACAAGGTCCCTCAGGTCAAGGATGCCCTCTGGAGGGCCTCCATGAAACTCCCCACTTCCTGCTACATCGACGTCGAGAAAGGGCAGGAACTCATCCACTGA
- the mvk gene encoding mevalonate kinase: MTYVSASAPGKFVILGEHSVVYGKPAISVAMNMRFSIRVKRSDRYMVNNQPAAPYNMSPHMRYISDKIGTSPVSIYVDGRVPSGSGLGSSAALSNAYAAAISCLEGLPTDEESIARLAYEAEYAAQGRGSPMDTSASAHGHAIALNVPYDDEDFLWHIDNGERSWDISKIDVPEMHFVIGNTGIKAATGPLVEKVREYTESSRFASEIIEELGDVALDGMKAMKNNDLEELGALMTYDHRLLSILGVSCNELNHMVDAVLPYSYGAKLTGSGGGGCMVALTDRPDKVSKEIRAHGGTPYIVKTGVPGITVKMREGDGRNRRRWRQKKKGAPTGKSKE; encoded by the coding sequence ATGACGTACGTTTCGGCTTCGGCCCCCGGGAAGTTCGTCATCCTGGGGGAGCATTCGGTCGTCTACGGCAAGCCTGCGATATCCGTCGCCATGAACATGCGCTTCAGCATCCGCGTCAAGAGGAGCGACAGGTACATGGTCAACAACCAGCCGGCGGCGCCCTACAACATGAGCCCCCACATGAGGTACATCTCGGACAAGATAGGGACTTCCCCAGTGTCGATCTACGTCGACGGCAGGGTGCCCTCGGGCTCCGGCCTAGGATCCTCGGCGGCGCTGTCCAACGCCTACGCGGCGGCTATCAGCTGCCTGGAGGGGCTGCCCACCGACGAGGAGTCCATAGCCAGGCTCGCCTATGAGGCGGAGTACGCCGCGCAGGGCAGGGGCAGCCCGATGGACACCTCGGCCTCCGCTCACGGCCATGCGATAGCCCTCAACGTCCCCTACGACGATGAGGACTTCCTCTGGCACATCGACAACGGAGAGAGGTCCTGGGACATATCCAAGATAGACGTCCCCGAGATGCACTTCGTCATCGGCAACACCGGGATCAAAGCAGCCACCGGCCCCCTGGTGGAGAAGGTGAGGGAGTACACCGAGAGCAGCAGGTTCGCCTCGGAGATCATCGAGGAGCTCGGCGACGTCGCCCTGGACGGCATGAAGGCCATGAAGAACAACGACCTCGAGGAGCTCGGGGCCCTGATGACCTACGACCACCGCCTGCTGTCGATCCTCGGGGTATCCTGCAACGAACTGAACCACATGGTCGATGCCGTCCTCCCGTACTCCTACGGCGCCAAGCTGACCGGCTCGGGCGGAGGAGGGTGCATGGTAGCGCTCACCGACCGTCCGGACAAGGTCTCCAAGGAGATCCGCGCCCACGGCGGCACGCCTTATATCGTCAAGACCGGTGTCCCCGGCATCACCGTGAAGATGCGGGAAGGGGACGGCAGGAACAGGCGCCGCTGGAGGCAGAAGAAGAAGGGCGCTCCGACCGGCAAAAGCAAAGAGTGA
- the serS gene encoding serine--tRNA ligase, whose product MLDINIIRENPEKIRDMLKKRNKTTERLDKLLEADKEWKSLTNENNDLRKTRNAVSKEISKMPAGAEKDAKITEMRAVGDKIAANDKRMAELEEIRTDCLLNIPNIPADDVPIGKDDTENVEIKVWGEKRKFDFKPKTHSELMLDLDMVDFERAAKITGSGFYVLKGDGARLERALISFFLDTHRKQGYKEVFTPVIVNTAAVTGTGQYPNLKDDMYHLEKDDMWLNPTAEVPVTNLLQNDILSKEDLPVKLTAYLPSFRREVGKHADTAGIIRVHEFNKVEMVRFEEPSKSWAALEEMRGDAEELLQKLGLPYHVLLLCTGDQSFSCAKCYDLEVWAPGEERYLECSSCSNDLDFQARRAKIKYRPEQHLKSEFVHTLNGSGLALPRTMVAILENYQNADGSVTIPEVLRPYMGGQEKIVPPEKKKTF is encoded by the coding sequence ATGCTGGACATCAACATCATCAGGGAGAACCCCGAGAAGATCAGGGACATGCTGAAGAAGAGGAACAAGACCACTGAGAGACTCGACAAACTGCTCGAGGCCGACAAGGAGTGGAAGTCCCTCACCAACGAGAACAACGACCTCCGCAAGACCAGGAACGCCGTCTCGAAGGAGATCAGCAAGATGCCGGCGGGCGCCGAGAAGGATGCCAAGATCACCGAGATGCGCGCGGTCGGCGACAAGATCGCCGCCAACGACAAGCGCATGGCGGAGCTCGAGGAGATCAGGACCGACTGCCTCCTGAACATACCCAACATCCCCGCGGACGACGTCCCCATTGGGAAGGACGACACCGAGAACGTCGAGATCAAGGTCTGGGGAGAGAAGAGGAAGTTCGACTTCAAGCCCAAGACCCACTCTGAGCTGATGCTCGATCTCGATATGGTCGATTTCGAGAGGGCCGCCAAGATTACCGGCTCTGGGTTCTACGTGCTCAAGGGCGACGGCGCCAGGCTCGAGAGGGCACTCATCAGCTTCTTCCTGGACACCCACCGCAAACAGGGCTACAAGGAGGTCTTCACCCCCGTCATCGTCAACACTGCCGCCGTCACCGGCACCGGCCAGTACCCCAACCTCAAGGACGACATGTACCACCTGGAGAAGGACGACATGTGGCTCAACCCCACCGCCGAGGTCCCTGTGACCAACCTCCTCCAGAACGACATCCTGTCAAAAGAGGACCTGCCGGTGAAGCTCACCGCCTACCTCCCCTCCTTCCGCAGGGAGGTCGGTAAGCACGCCGATACCGCCGGGATCATCCGCGTCCACGAGTTCAACAAGGTGGAGATGGTCAGGTTCGAGGAACCCTCCAAGTCCTGGGCGGCCCTCGAGGAGATGAGGGGCGACGCCGAGGAGCTCCTGCAGAAGCTCGGACTGCCCTACCACGTCCTCCTCCTGTGCACCGGGGACCAGAGCTTCTCCTGCGCCAAATGCTACGACCTCGAGGTATGGGCCCCCGGAGAGGAGAGGTACCTCGAGTGCTCCTCGTGCTCCAACGACCTGGACTTCCAGGCCCGCCGCGCGAAGATCAAGTACAGGCCCGAGCAGCACCTCAAGTCCGAGTTCGTCCACACCTTGAACGGCTCCGGGCTCGCCCTCCCCAGGACCATGGTGGCCATCCTCGAGAACTACCAGAACGCCGACGGGTCCGTCACCATCCCCGAGGTGCTCAGGCCCTACATGGGCGGGCAGGAGAAGATCGTCCCGCCCGAGAAGAAGAAGACGTTCTGA
- the dph2 gene encoding diphthamide biosynthesis enzyme Dph2, translating to MLFDLQIDNIESWIRGRGYSSVALQLPEGLKVRAAELSDRIFKDTGAVPVVLGYPCYGACDLFTDFRRFAQALVHFGHSPIPNLPQDPDVLYIEARADVDIDGPLEKILPDLPGRVGLLASVQYIHLLPRAKEILEKAGKTAVIGKGDGRLCYPGQVLGCDCSAAVAAEDETDGFLFIGEGDFHPLAAAFGLKKKMTVLNPVTGEARSVEDQKDRILRRRFAAIESARSAQAFMVIVCGKVGQNRRSEADRIAGLLRDAGKDVVMLATDEISPQALLPYRVDAFVSTACPRVAMDDQARYPKPMLTVTEAEIVLGLRDWSDYRFDTIC from the coding sequence ATGCTGTTCGATCTCCAGATCGATAACATCGAAAGCTGGATCCGCGGCAGGGGATACTCCTCTGTCGCCCTCCAGCTTCCGGAAGGGCTCAAGGTCCGCGCCGCAGAGCTCTCCGACAGGATTTTCAAAGATACAGGTGCGGTCCCCGTTGTTCTGGGATATCCGTGCTACGGCGCATGCGATCTCTTCACCGATTTCCGCAGGTTCGCTCAGGCGCTCGTCCATTTCGGGCACTCTCCGATACCGAACCTTCCGCAGGACCCGGACGTCCTCTACATCGAGGCCAGGGCCGATGTGGACATCGACGGGCCTCTGGAGAAGATCCTCCCGGACCTTCCCGGCAGGGTGGGACTCCTCGCCTCCGTCCAGTACATACACCTCCTCCCGAGGGCGAAGGAGATCCTGGAGAAGGCCGGCAAGACCGCTGTCATCGGGAAGGGGGACGGCAGGCTCTGCTATCCGGGCCAGGTCCTGGGATGCGACTGCTCCGCGGCCGTTGCTGCCGAAGATGAGACCGACGGTTTCCTGTTCATCGGCGAAGGCGATTTCCATCCCCTTGCGGCCGCGTTCGGGCTGAAGAAGAAGATGACGGTCCTCAACCCGGTGACCGGAGAGGCCCGTTCGGTCGAAGATCAGAAGGACCGCATCCTCCGCCGGAGGTTCGCCGCCATCGAAAGTGCCAGATCGGCTCAGGCCTTCATGGTGATCGTCTGCGGGAAGGTCGGCCAGAACCGCCGCTCCGAAGCGGACAGGATCGCCGGGCTCCTGCGGGACGCCGGCAAGGACGTCGTGATGCTGGCGACGGACGAGATCTCCCCCCAGGCCCTTCTCCCGTACAGGGTCGACGCTTTCGTGAGCACCGCCTGTCCCCGGGTGGCCATGGACGACCAGGCCAGGTATCCCAAGCCGATGCTGACCGTGACCGAGGCGGAGATCGTGTTGGGGCTCAGGGATTGGAGCGACTACCGGTTCGACACGATCTGCTGA
- a CDS encoding tRNA-dihydrouridine synthase, with the protein MTWRIGGLEIDGRVILAPMSGYTSRAYRRFMKPFGVAADVSEMVSAMGLIRGTDRSWEYIGSDARPSGVQLFGSDPETVAKAASAALDYDPDIDFIDINMGCPVNKIARSLSGAVMMKDPANCGAVVRAVKRAVGVPVTAKIRLGQSASSENYPEVISELEAADVDCIALHARTREERYTGDPHWDEIAGLGKEMSVPLVVSGSIYTLADAVKAVRTSCARGVMVARGGVGNPFLVTQIDRYFRTGEVLPCPTVSQQAAWCRQLIGMVLDEKGPEEGFMRLRSYVPRFAAGIHGCRMYRKELACSADVGEMLRILGELEDTMGGERIRPGGSGGMPEPGPDGPGE; encoded by the coding sequence TTGACCTGGAGGATCGGCGGGCTGGAGATAGACGGCAGGGTCATCCTGGCACCTATGTCGGGTTACACATCGAGGGCCTACCGCCGCTTCATGAAGCCGTTCGGGGTGGCCGCGGACGTGTCGGAGATGGTCTCTGCGATGGGCCTCATCCGCGGCACCGACAGGTCCTGGGAGTACATCGGGTCGGATGCGCGCCCGTCGGGGGTCCAGCTGTTCGGGTCCGACCCGGAGACGGTGGCGAAGGCGGCCTCCGCGGCCCTGGATTATGACCCAGACATAGATTTCATCGACATCAACATGGGATGCCCGGTGAACAAGATAGCCAGGAGCCTGTCGGGTGCAGTGATGATGAAGGACCCGGCAAACTGCGGGGCGGTCGTGCGCGCCGTGAAGAGGGCGGTGGGCGTCCCGGTCACCGCCAAGATACGCCTGGGCCAATCCGCTTCGTCCGAGAACTATCCCGAGGTGATCTCCGAATTGGAGGCGGCGGATGTCGACTGCATCGCGCTGCATGCCCGCACCAGGGAGGAGAGGTACACCGGCGATCCGCACTGGGATGAGATCGCCGGCCTCGGGAAGGAGATGTCCGTCCCTTTGGTGGTCTCCGGGAGCATATACACGCTCGCCGACGCGGTGAAAGCGGTGAGGACCTCGTGCGCCCGGGGCGTGATGGTCGCGAGGGGCGGCGTGGGGAACCCGTTCCTGGTGACCCAGATAGACCGTTATTTCCGGACAGGAGAGGTCCTCCCCTGCCCGACGGTGTCCCAGCAGGCCGCCTGGTGCAGGCAGCTCATCGGCATGGTGCTGGATGAGAAGGGGCCGGAGGAAGGGTTCATGAGGCTCCGCAGCTACGTCCCGCGCTTCGCTGCCGGGATACACGGGTGCCGCATGTACAGGAAGGAGCTCGCCTGCTCCGCCGATGTCGGCGAGATGCTGAGGATCCTCGGGGAGCTCGAGGATACCATGGGCGGCGAGAGGATAAGGCCCGGCGGTTCCGGCGGGATGCCGGAGCCCGGCCCCGACGGGCCGGGGGAATGA
- a CDS encoding pyridoxal phosphate-dependent aminotransferase, translating to MNRGMKVSDRLQSVPMSGIRKMFDLAGPGSINLGLGEPDLDPPKEAVEGMNAAALAGKNKYSPTAGIPELRKAVAERYSMYAGGLGAENVIITPSGSTALLEVSQSFVDPGDEVLVPSPGFVIYGPHAKLAGGKAVEYRLTEGDFQPDTDDIQSKITPSTKMIVVTNPSNPTGAVLTEETRNALADIAADKDVMILSDEVYEPFIYEGKHQSFLPYLDRAVVVGGFSKMMAVTGWRLGFVISGPKQTDALIKMQYHVCASPGMPAMYGVLNALPHIDPYLDNARKIYRARRDLITKRLNEVPGFSILPPKGAFYAFPSYDMDMKSADLAAELVKAGLICTPGSAFGTYGEGHLRFSYAASEEKISKGMDILESTVRRIRRESA from the coding sequence ATGAACAGAGGCATGAAAGTCTCGGACAGGCTCCAGTCCGTTCCGATGTCGGGGATCAGGAAGATGTTCGATCTGGCAGGGCCCGGGTCCATCAACCTCGGGCTCGGAGAGCCTGACCTCGACCCGCCGAAGGAGGCTGTGGAGGGCATGAACGCGGCCGCGCTCGCGGGGAAGAACAAGTACTCCCCGACGGCCGGCATCCCGGAGCTCAGGAAGGCCGTGGCCGAGCGTTATTCCATGTACGCCGGCGGCCTGGGAGCGGAGAACGTCATCATCACCCCGAGCGGCTCCACGGCCCTCCTCGAAGTGTCCCAGTCGTTCGTGGACCCCGGGGACGAGGTCTTGGTCCCGTCGCCCGGCTTCGTCATCTACGGCCCCCACGCGAAGCTCGCCGGCGGGAAGGCCGTCGAGTACCGGCTGACCGAGGGCGACTTCCAGCCGGACACCGACGATATCCAGTCCAAGATAACCCCGAGCACCAAGATGATCGTGGTCACCAACCCGTCCAACCCGACCGGCGCCGTCCTGACCGAAGAGACCAGGAACGCCCTCGCCGACATCGCCGCGGACAAGGATGTCATGATCCTCTCCGACGAAGTCTACGAACCGTTCATCTACGAAGGGAAGCACCAGTCGTTCCTCCCTTACCTGGACCGCGCGGTCGTCGTCGGAGGGTTCTCTAAGATGATGGCCGTCACCGGATGGAGGCTGGGGTTCGTCATTTCGGGCCCTAAGCAGACTGACGCCCTCATCAAAATGCAGTACCATGTCTGCGCCAGCCCGGGGATGCCGGCCATGTACGGCGTCCTGAACGCCCTCCCGCACATCGACCCCTACCTGGACAATGCCAGGAAGATTTACAGGGCAAGGAGGGACCTCATCACCAAGAGGCTCAACGAAGTGCCGGGGTTCAGCATCCTGCCGCCCAAGGGCGCGTTCTATGCCTTCCCCTCCTACGACATGGACATGAAATCGGCAGACCTGGCCGCCGAACTGGTGAAGGCCGGGCTCATCTGCACCCCCGGCTCCGCGTTCGGGACCTACGGCGAGGGGCATCTCAGGTTCTCCTACGCCGCCAGCGAGGAGAAGATCTCCAAGGGGATGGACATACTCGAAAGCACCGTCAGGCGCATCAGGAGGGAAAGCGCATGA
- a CDS encoding ribonuclease P protein component 4, which yields MAKHPARSAVRYIGMRRSARLAELSAEAVREGREDRAIRYVSLARAVCGKSQTPMPEGFAYCRECLLPLLPGVNCTVRLTGGKVVSACPRCGTVRRMPYIREQKEARFERTGRHQNDGEGSEEGVNQAQR from the coding sequence ATGGCAAAGCACCCCGCCCGCTCGGCCGTCAGGTACATCGGAATGAGAAGGTCCGCCAGATTGGCGGAGCTGTCCGCCGAGGCCGTCCGCGAGGGCAGGGAGGACCGCGCAATACGCTATGTGAGCCTGGCCAGGGCCGTCTGCGGGAAGTCCCAGACGCCCATGCCCGAGGGCTTCGCGTACTGCAGGGAGTGCCTCCTGCCGCTGCTGCCGGGCGTGAACTGCACCGTGAGGCTGACAGGCGGCAAAGTGGTTTCCGCCTGCCCCAGGTGCGGGACGGTCCGCAGGATGCCGTACATCAGGGAACAGAAAGAGGCCCGTTTCGAAAGGACGGGGAGGCATCAGAATGACGGAGAGGGAAGCGAAGAAGGAGTTAATCAGGCGCAGCGTTGA
- a CDS encoding YhbY family RNA-binding protein yields the protein MTEREAKKELIRRSVDIDPTVRIGKDGVTESIGAEIVAQLKKKRLIKVKVLGNCEEDADAVAAKLEELTQGVAVDVRGGVIVMTDKRTWTSLCQKKND from the coding sequence ATGACGGAGAGGGAAGCGAAGAAGGAGTTAATCAGGCGCAGCGTTGACATCGACCCGACCGTCCGCATCGGGAAGGACGGGGTCACCGAGAGCATCGGGGCGGAGATCGTCGCCCAGCTCAAGAAGAAGCGCCTGATCAAGGTCAAGGTGCTGGGGAACTGCGAGGAGGACGCGGACGCCGTGGCCGCCAAGCTCGAGGAGCTCACCCAGGGCGTGGCCGTGGATGTGCGCGGAGGGGTCATCGTCATGACCGACAAACGTACCTGGACCTCGCTGTGCCAGAAGAAGAACGATTGA
- the queC gene encoding 7-cyano-7-deazaguanine synthase QueC encodes MSKKAVVLLSGGLDSTTTLAQALADGCECTALSFRYGQRHTKELDSAEKVCRHYNVAHVVIDLNLSSFRSALTRKDIDVPMDREGKLDEDIPITYVPARNIVFMSVAAGLAESIDAEYVYLGANAVDYSGYPDDRPDFFEAYQKMLEKGTKAGVEGHAVKIMTPLLYLSKADIVRLGKKLGAPLELTWSCYNGGEKACGHCDSCRLRLEGFRAAGYRDEIPYEDGAGN; translated from the coding sequence ATGTCCAAGAAGGCAGTCGTGCTGCTGTCCGGCGGGCTCGACTCCACCACCACCCTCGCCCAGGCGCTTGCGGACGGGTGCGAGTGCACCGCGCTGAGCTTCCGCTATGGGCAGAGGCACACCAAGGAGCTCGATTCGGCCGAGAAGGTCTGCAGGCACTACAACGTCGCTCATGTGGTCATCGACCTGAACCTCTCGTCGTTCAGGTCTGCCCTGACCAGGAAGGACATCGACGTCCCGATGGACAGGGAGGGGAAGCTCGACGAGGACATCCCGATAACTTATGTCCCGGCCAGGAACATCGTCTTCATGAGCGTCGCCGCCGGTCTGGCTGAGAGCATCGACGCCGAATACGTGTACCTGGGCGCCAACGCCGTCGATTACTCCGGATATCCCGACGACCGTCCTGATTTCTTCGAGGCCTACCAGAAGATGCTCGAGAAGGGCACCAAGGCCGGGGTCGAGGGGCATGCGGTCAAGATCATGACTCCCCTGCTCTACCTCTCCAAAGCGGACATCGTCCGCCTTGGCAAGAAGCTCGGAGCCCCCCTGGAGCTCACATGGTCCTGCTACAACGGCGGGGAGAAAGCATGCGGGCACTGCGATTCCTGCCGCCTGAGGCTCGAGGGCTTCAGGGCGGCCGGCTACCGCGACGAGATCCCCTACGAGGACGGCGCCGGGAATTGA
- the mtxX gene encoding methanogenesis marker protein Mmp4/MtxX, with protein MVKSDEFLAGDLPDVKVGIGRAPESKFVETSVRVMDNPNISIYTDPEKLARDLADGKIDAAVRGDMSSAVLLPHVKKALGVDDLQRIVLMEYRGRLFLMAPVGIDEGWTVEDKVEMAEKGAALAKKLGFSTQRIAVMSGGRSDDIGRNDAVDKTIADSMEVVKRLVKAGYDAYEAQILIEDAVEEADIIIAPEGISGNLLFRAMHFIGNMRALGAPVLNSDKVFVDTSRVKTDFSDSLVLAMKLAGLRQ; from the coding sequence ATGGTAAAGTCTGATGAATTTCTCGCAGGCGACCTCCCCGATGTGAAGGTGGGGATCGGCCGCGCTCCGGAATCGAAGTTCGTTGAGACGAGCGTCCGCGTGATGGACAATCCCAATATCTCCATCTACACCGACCCGGAGAAACTGGCCAGGGACCTGGCCGACGGGAAGATCGACGCGGCCGTCCGCGGGGATATGTCCTCCGCTGTCCTCCTGCCCCATGTGAAGAAGGCGCTGGGGGTCGACGATCTCCAGAGGATCGTCCTCATGGAGTACCGCGGGAGGCTGTTCCTCATGGCCCCTGTGGGCATAGACGAGGGATGGACCGTCGAGGACAAGGTCGAGATGGCCGAGAAGGGCGCGGCCCTGGCCAAGAAACTGGGGTTCAGCACCCAGCGGATAGCCGTCATGTCCGGCGGCCGTTCGGACGACATCGGCAGGAACGACGCGGTCGACAAGACCATCGCCGACTCGATGGAGGTCGTCAAGAGGCTGGTGAAGGCCGGTTACGACGCCTACGAGGCGCAGATCCTCATCGAGGATGCCGTGGAAGAGGCCGACATCATCATCGCTCCCGAAGGGATCTCCGGGAACCTCCTCTTCAGGGCGATGCACTTCATCGGCAACATGCGCGCCCTCGGGGCCCCGGTCCTCAACAGCGACAAAGTGTTCGTAGACACCTCTCGCGTGAAGACCGACTTCTCCGACTCCCTGGTCCTGGCCATGAAGCTTGCGGGGCTGAGGCAATGA
- a CDS encoding 6-pyruvoyl tetrahydropterin synthase family protein → MSSIEIDGGYSGIRFSACHFIPRHEKCSRLHGHSYIVHLRLEGDIDENGMVMDFVILKKKLKEMVDAMDHAVLLPAQSKEVHITEDGEDVHVECNGKRYMFPKMDVRMLPVPTTTAEEMSKMMTEKMVREIQIPANIRSLAVGLDEERGQTAWYEVRF, encoded by the coding sequence ATGAGCTCCATCGAGATTGACGGAGGGTACTCCGGCATCAGGTTCTCCGCCTGCCACTTCATACCCAGGCATGAGAAGTGCTCCCGGCTGCACGGCCACAGCTACATCGTCCACCTCAGGCTCGAGGGGGATATAGATGAGAACGGGATGGTGATGGACTTCGTCATCCTCAAGAAGAAGCTGAAGGAGATGGTCGACGCCATGGACCACGCTGTGCTCCTTCCTGCGCAGTCAAAGGAGGTTCATATCACCGAGGACGGGGAGGATGTGCATGTCGAATGCAACGGGAAGAGGTACATGTTCCCGAAGATGGACGTCCGCATGCTGCCGGTCCCGACCACGACCGCCGAGGAGATGTCCAAGATGATGACGGAGAAGATGGTCCGCGAGATCCAGATCCCGGCGAACATCAGGTCTCTGGCCGTGGGCCTCGACGAGGAACGCGGGCAGACCGCCTGGTACGAGGTGAGGTTCTGA
- a CDS encoding HD domain-containing protein, translating to MTQKALNAAMVYYMFDASNMHRWNDHLRTLDLTELDKQAHKAAIAWILGKCEEDVGNRVDWPALIERCLFSFIQRVALTDLKPQIFHRIEEEKAGEVSEYVLAEFSKRVGGMPDGFTESFRGYLGSPKDTKEDAIIRAAHYLATRWEFITIYDANRSVYGIEDTKDEIDRQVLQHRDLAGVREMMSPDSKLWHFVNIIGQLRFQQRWARTPRIPKTTVLGHSLLVADCAYLADRDAGASAEQVYCDFFTGLFHDLPEVLTKDVITPVKTRVSGLPQLLDGIEGELMNSRIMPLIPEGWRSELEFFACDPFTVSSDPVRDGRRVKACDLLGAWVEALVSIRYGVTSRSLREGVEEIGAKLSAPGYEESIGAGRILEDFRKMDI from the coding sequence ATGACCCAGAAAGCGCTGAACGCCGCCATGGTCTACTACATGTTCGATGCCTCGAACATGCACAGGTGGAACGACCACCTCCGCACGCTGGACCTCACCGAGCTGGACAAGCAGGCCCACAAGGCGGCCATCGCATGGATCCTGGGGAAGTGCGAGGAGGACGTCGGGAACAGGGTCGATTGGCCGGCCCTCATCGAGCGCTGCCTCTTCTCCTTCATCCAGAGGGTGGCCCTGACCGACCTGAAGCCGCAGATATTCCACCGGATCGAGGAGGAGAAGGCCGGAGAGGTCAGCGAATATGTCCTGGCGGAGTTCTCGAAGCGCGTCGGCGGCATGCCGGATGGGTTCACGGAAAGCTTCCGCGGGTACCTGGGGTCGCCGAAGGACACCAAAGAGGATGCCATCATCCGCGCCGCCCATTATCTGGCGACTCGCTGGGAGTTCATCACCATCTACGACGCGAACCGCTCGGTCTACGGCATAGAGGACACCAAGGACGAGATCGACCGGCAGGTCCTCCAGCACCGGGACCTGGCCGGGGTAAGGGAGATGATGTCCCCGGATTCGAAGCTCTGGCATTTCGTGAACATCATCGGCCAGCTGAGGTTCCAGCAGAGGTGGGCGAGGACCCCCAGGATACCCAAGACCACGGTCCTGGGCCACTCCCTCCTGGTCGCCGACTGCGCGTACCTGGCGGACCGCGATGCCGGGGCGTCCGCCGAGCAGGTGTACTGCGACTTCTTCACCGGGCTGTTCCACGACCTGCCGGAGGTCCTCACGAAGGACGTCATCACCCCCGTGAAGACCAGGGTCAGCGGCCTCCCGCAGCTGCTGGACGGCATCGAGGGCGAGCTCATGAACTCCCGCATCATGCCCCTGATCCCGGAAGGGTGGAGGTCCGAGCTGGAGTTCTTCGCCTGCGACCCCTTCACAGTCTCGTCGGATCCGGTGCGCGACGGCAGGAGGGTCAAGGCGTGCGACCTCCTGGGGGCATGGGTCGAGGCCCTCGTGTCGATACGCTACGGCGTGACCTCCCGTTCCCTGCGCGAAGGCGTGGAGGAGATAGGGGCCAAGCTCTCCGCTCCCGGCTACGAGGAGAGCATCGGTGCTGGCCGGATACTCGAAGATTTCAGGAAGATGGATATTTGA